One Fibrobacter sp. UBA4297 DNA window includes the following coding sequences:
- the rsmD gene encoding 16S rRNA (guanine(966)-N(2))-methyltransferase RsmD, translating to MPIRITGGSLRGRNIESPDTMKTRPTASRTREALFNILQGVDGFRMLDLFAGSGIMGLEALSRGAASVTAVELARPQAKMIERSYKSVGMDSRLKLLETSVLTLKKEIVCADGGFDLIYADPPFKDMDYPDLRPFIEWLNPGGVAVFEAPSRKLPEWAKGEDFQGQVRRYGESSLIIFRK from the coding sequence ATGCCGATTCGAATTACTGGTGGTTCTTTGCGGGGGCGCAACATCGAGTCCCCGGATACCATGAAAACACGTCCGACAGCTTCCCGCACGAGGGAAGCTCTCTTTAACATTTTGCAGGGCGTCGATGGTTTCCGTATGTTAGACCTTTTTGCCGGCAGTGGCATTATGGGGCTTGAGGCGTTGAGCCGTGGGGCCGCTAGTGTGACTGCTGTGGAACTTGCGCGTCCGCAGGCGAAGATGATAGAGCGCTCGTACAAGTCGGTCGGTATGGATTCCAGGCTAAAGCTCTTGGAAACGAGTGTGCTTACGCTCAAGAAAGAAATTGTCTGTGCCGATGGCGGTTTTGATTTGATTTATGCGGATCCGCCGTTTAAGGACATGGATTACCCGGACTTGCGACCGTTTATCGAGTGGCTGAATCCTGGTGGCGTGGCTGTTTTTGAGGCTCCGAGCCGCAAGTTGCCCGAATGGGCGAAGGGTGAGGATTTTCAGGGGCAAGTTCGCCGCTATGGAGAATCTTCGTTGATAATTTTCAGGAAATAA